A part of Antennarius striatus isolate MH-2024 chromosome 21, ASM4005453v1, whole genome shotgun sequence genomic DNA contains:
- the LOC137588384 gene encoding transmembrane protein 238-like: protein MISAAAMSTSGPAEPVMEGKFAGVGRCKCSFWFAVAHDVLGVFIMMVGVFGGLVIHDLFIYAGAIIIFLSLIWWVFWYTGNIDVPPEELEDDVGLIKLRNRRLSRIVRRVSDRLSSRIRSSFRMNERFFREGPTGNNRPSGTGIEVSLSTVCENTMASYYKDVQRETFSV, encoded by the coding sequence ATGATCTCTGCTGCCGCCATGTCAACATCCGGACCGGCAGAGCCAGTCATGGAGGGGAAGTTCGCCGGGGTCGGCCGCTGCAAGTGCTCCTTCTGGTTTGCAGTGGCTCATGATGTTCTTGGCGTTTTCATCATGATGGTAGGAGTGTTTGGAGGTCTGGTCATCCACGACTTGTTTATTTACGCGGGGGCCATAATCATCTTCCTCAGCTTGATCTGGTGGGTGTTCTGGTACACGGGGAACATCGACGTGCCGCccgaggagctggaggacgacGTAGGCCTGATCAAGCTGAGGAACCGCAGACTCAGCCGCATCGTGAGGCGCGTGTCTGACCGCCTCTCCAGCAGGATCAGGAGTTCCTTCAGGATGAATGAACGGTTCTTCAGAGAGGGCCCGACAGGAAACAACAGACCCTCAGGCACCGGGATAGAGGTGTCGCTTTCCACCGTTTGTGAAAACACCATGGCTTCTTATTATAAAGACGTACAGAGAGAGACGTTTTCAGTATGA